The genomic stretch AGAAAGCGATAATGCTTTTGCCACACACCTTATAGAATAATATGATGCTATAACAAAGTCTATTGGTGGCAAATTGCGGCTTGCCAACAAGGTGAAAGCAAAGCCATTACTGGTGGAAATACTCCCTATTGTTGTTATTCATGAAATAATACTTTACAGGGATTTTAAATACAGTGCGTGAGATGAATCAGGTATAGCCAACGGTTATAAACAGATGTAGGAGACAATCAAAAAAACGCCGCTGATGCAAGGAAACCAGAGAAATTGAGGAAGGTAAAGATGTTATTTATATGGATAAAAATGATGTCCCTAATTTACCTAAAACTTTAGTTTATCTTAAATTCTTGATTGGAGATTTTTTCTCTAATTCTTAATTTTTTTATTGAAGCATACAAACTATAAACAAAAATAAGACATCTTTATATACTTTGAATCTTGTTGCTAAAGCCTAAATTTTTCTTTTGAGTGCCATTATATCTTTAAAAATTAATTGTAAAATAAGTTAGATATTTTGATAGCTTTTTAATCCTTTGACTATTATATGATTAAATCTTTTGCTAATACGAAGGCATACTAGTTTTCTATTTATAAATGTTAATTTAATTACTGCGATTTTCTTTATTCATTCTTTCATAGCATATTTATCTTTTTAAAAAACAGCTTTTATTATTTTATCTCAGTCAACCGAAAACAGAGTTTTTTTGATAAACATGATTTCAGCAATTTTGTTGCTATTTCACATTTTCACAGACTTGACGTTTTCATTTTTATAAGTTTAGCTATTTTCAATAGACTTGGTCTGTGTTTCAGTTAAAAGAGCTAATTTTTTACACACTATTCATGAAGGATAGACAGTTTAGCATTATATTTTAAAAGTAAAATCGCTATAAAAGACTACCCTCCTGTATGTTCCTTAATTCTTTTATAGAGGAATTCATAAAAATTACTTGCGTAATACTGGAAATCTTCAGAGGAAAATCTGAGATAGAGTGGGCATTCGTCATCTTGAAATTGAGCATAATCAAAATAAAACATTTCACCAAAATCAGTTGTGCAAACAATAAGCTGATTTGGCTTTATAAACCCATCTCTTCTATCGAGTAAGTTTCGGTAAACAATATCACCAGAAGGAATACCCGCACAGATCTCATAAATGCTAACTATTTCTTCACCACCAATTTCTCCTGCTCCATAATTTTTCAAAAAACTCTTATAGGACGATGTGAATTGCAGACCAAGAATTTCCTCAGCTTTTTTAATCCTTATATCACCAGCTGTATTATCCGCAGTCCAAAATTGATAACATGACTATGCAACTCAAAGAATTGTGTAACGTCAGATAATGTGAAATTGTCCATAAATTATGCTCCATAAATTGTAGAAAGTCTTTGCTTATGAATGTTTCTATTGTCTATTGATATCCAATGGGTTTAGATTTTGATTAATAAAAATAAAAGAGCTCTTTTCTTGAAATAACTGGACACTCTTTATTATAACCCTCGCACTTGCAGCATATAATACAAAACAATAAGCTGTGCTATCAGCTCCAATAGAATCTTTTCCTGATGCCATATCTTTAATATTAGCATTAATCACTTTTTCTCTTCTTTCTTCCTAGAAAGAATTTTTTGAGAAATCTAAAAGAACACTTTTCGGATAAAATTTGTGTTTTGATGAATATAAGTAACAGAGTTCTTTTCTTGATAGAAAGAGTAGAGAACCTCCACTATAGGTCCATTTTGCTCTTGTGTTATAGGATACAATATTATAGGTCTGCAATCGACACCAATAGGGGCTCTTCCTGACACCATTCTCTCAACATTTGTATCAGATACTATTTGCCCTTTTTCTTTCCAAGAAGAAATCGTTTCAGGCTCAAAAAGCGTATCTTCCTGATAAACCTTTTTACCTTTAAATTGAAAAAGCTCAGTTGCCCCATGCTTTCTTTTCTTCATCCATTTCATAATCTATAATCCCCTCAGTTCAACCCCAATAATTATGGATTCTTTTTTGAATAGACTTAAATTTTTTGAGAGAACACCACAACTTTCCACTAAAATAGTCTAATTAATCCCTCCCCTTCCTCTTCTCAATAAAAGAAGAGTGGATTTATTTAGAGTTTGCCACTTCTTTGGCTAAAGTCAGTGCACTTTTAAAATAAATCTGCGGGATACTGTTGTTAAAGTCTAGATAACTCTCCGCTTCAAAGATTTTGTGACAAGATTCTAAGATCTTAATATCACCTAATAAAGCCAATCTACGAACACGAAGTAGAGCATAACTCTTATGCAAAATCAATCTTTTGACTGCTTATTCTAAAACATCATCAAATACCTATTTTAAACGATTCTCCCCCCACTTCTGATTCAAATATTTCTAAACCCTTTCCTCAAAATTAAGCTCTTCATCGGATAAATATCCAAAATGCGTAAGATAGATCATTTTATAAGAAGTAGAAAAATATTGATATTAATAAAAAGTAGTGATCACATTGCAGGAAATTTTTGGCAATTTCACCGTTATTCAACCCATTGATAGCACGCCATATGATCACCCCCATTGATTTTGTTAATCGGACTGGCTTAGACTTTTCAAAGGTGCTGTTATACTCTCCATAGTCAACATTATGATCTATTTTATCCGTTCTCTCCTGTCACATCAATAGGTTCTGTTTTAGGAATGAGAAATATCGTTGGAGGAAGAATGGAAAAAATTGGAGCGTTTTGGAAAAACCTGTTTGATAATACCAAGCGAAAGTAAAAGCATTTTCAATTGTGTATTTCACGATATCTTCCATAAAACTTAGGAAGTTTTTCTTAAAGCACTGCTTGTAAAATTTAAAGCTTTTCAATATCCAAATTAGAATGAGAGCAACAAGACAGTGCATTATAAAGTTAAATTTTCACTATCTGTATAAACAAAGAAGCATAATTATAGATGTTTTTATTTATATTTTCGCTATGAATCCACTCCAGAATATCTGCACAAATTTGTTTGCCTTCACCTACTTCAACAAGAGAAACTGTATAAATCTCTTCTGCCCCTTTGAACGCTATATAGTTGAAATAATCGAGGAAAAATATCACAACGAGCAGTGAAAAAAACAAATGTCGAGAGCGAAGATTTGAAAGTAATTATTGGCAATTTTTATTTTTTGTCAATGACTTACACTATAGTGATGAAACGGTGTTTACCTATGAAATAAGCATCGCGATTGTATTTTTTTCATGATAAGCCGCCTAGTCAATCATTTTGAATTTTTTAGAAACTGGGTTAAGAAGAGCCAAATGTTGTAAACTAACGCGTACCTCTGCGGACTCTCACTTCTTTAAGATCATCACATATTCTTTCGCATACAGCATAGTTAATATATTTTTTCTCTTTGGTATAGCACTTGAAATGCTCTATGAGCTGATATTGTACAAAACGAAAAGAAGAAAAAAATAACTGTAATTTAAATGCACTGTTTATGATTAAAGGAAAAATGTTTTTATCAATTTGCTTGTTTTAGAAAATATTTTTTTCACTTTAACATTCTTTTTCAAAAAGATGTGGGCTTTCAACAATAAGCTTTTCTCGTGCTTTTTGTAATTGTTTAATGACTTCATCAATTTTTGATGGAGAACAAAGAGCTTCTTCACTATTCAACAAATGCAGCTTTTCCTTCCCTTCGTATAAACATTGCATTTGAGATTGAAGTATTCTAATTTCTTGAAAGAAAAGACGCCCAGTTTCCTTAAAACCATTATTAAGTGAAAACAGTTGATCGGAAATAGAGAGTAAAATTTGTTTAAAAAAACGCTCATTTTCTTGGCGTTTACGATATTCTAAAATAAGAGCATGGCTTATTTCATCTAATTGTTTTTTTGTAGAATCAATTTGACGCAATAAATTCGGTTTTTCCCCCATATCACCTTTTCTCACCTTCACAAGCATAGCATGAATTTCTAACAACTTCATTGCGGAATGAGATAAATAATCAACAACTGTAGGCGTATTGACATAGCTTTTCCTTGCAATCATCACAAACTGACCTAATAACTGCTTTTTACATTCATCCCGCTATTTTTTTATTTTACAAAGTCATTCTAAAGAAAGTGCTAAAAAATATTTTTCCAATACATTATTCGATAGTCCCTGCTCCTCTTTTTTTACTATCGACCTGGAATCCGTGGAGAGAGAAAACGTAAAGGCGTATAAAGGATAAGATGTGTTGTTTTTTCTAACACACTACTACCATCTGCAAGAAGAGCTTGGCTAGGTGACAATTCCGTACCTTGCATAATTGTTGAAGCCAAAGAACCTTCTCGAGAAAGAGCCATTAATGTTGGTGAAGAGGCAAAGACATTGTGTGCTCCCCCATCCACATGAGAAAAATCAAGAACAGCTATTCCATTTTTACGCAACATCTCAATATCTGAACCATCACCCACACGATGATGTCCCCCCGTAAGACGTCCTGAAACAGCGAGAGCTTTATCTGCTCTGGATACTAAAATTGCTGTTGGCTGTGGAAGTTTTTTTATATCATTAAGTTGGCGCTCAAATACATCAATATCAATATCTGGTGCAGCCATTAATAAACTTGTAATACGACGAATAGGCTTATATTTTCCCTGTAGAGCTAAGGTTCTAAATGCCTCCATTATAACAAAATTGCCCATAGAATGTGCAATAACCGAAATCTGATCAGCATTGGTTTCACTAATAAGTGTCAAGAGTTCTATTAATCCATCACGGGCAAAATTAGCGCTGTCACGGTCATAAATGTAAAGAGGAATTGATCCAGCAGAAGGCCAAGAATAATGCACAGCGACAACATTTAAAGAATAATCGTATGTAAACTGTGCTGTACGAAATGTGCCATCTGCAAAATTATTATTATATCCATGGATAAAAAGAAAAATTTCTCTTTTTCCTTTTGGCTTTTTTGCTAAAGCAGCATTTAATTGCTGTTTAAACTGTTCTTTATTATCATATTTTTGCAATGAGACTGCTGCAAAATACTTATCATGCGTAGGTTTATAGGCATTTATTTCAACCAGTCCCTTTACATGCTGCTGAGGAATTCCTACGTCAATGCGATTATAATGTACTTTATTTGATCGCTCTGATCCATAAGGTTGAGCGTAATTATTTTGCATCATACGACTTGTTGCAACATACACTGGAACAATCGCTTTTGGAGAAATTGGTTTTCCCTCAACTTCTTTTTCTACTGCAGTCATAGAAGGCGTTGCATGCACCCCATGCCAAAGGACAGCGCGCGAATCACTACATGCTGATAATAAAGAAATACAAATAAGAAGCGTTAAATACTTTAGAACCACTCTACTTCTCACTGCAACTTCACCCCATCCGATAAAAAAATATAACATTTTAAATACACAGATAAAGGAATAAAAAATGAAACATTATAAGGAACACGCCCAAAAATAACATACAAAGAAAGATTTTTCTATAATGGGAAAGATCTTTTATAGCTCGCACAGCAGCTCCCCTCTCTCTGCAAAGCTTCTTCTCGTTACAGAGAAATTAATTGCCAATGGTGCGGTCGAGAAGACTCGAACTTCCACGGGTTGCCCCACAGCGACCTCAACGCTGCGCGTCTACCAATTCCGCCACGACCGCACGTGATTAAGCAAAAAATTTTGATTTTCAGCCTTTAACAAATCAGAAAGAAAGGTACAAGCCAATTTTTTCTTTCCCATAATTTATTTTATCCAGATGATTTATAACTTAATAAAAATTATGAGAAATACCGATGTTACGATGATCTTTGAACCATCATCATAAAATGGGCTTGTGCAGCTTGATCTTTTTCATAATAACCATGAAATTTTTTTGTAATTGTTGTAGATCCCTGCTTTTGGATTCCTCTCATAACCATACACATGTGCTCAGCTTCGATCAATACAGCTACACCACGAGGCTTCAGATGCATTTCTAAAGCATGAGCCATTTGCGCTGTCATCGCTTCTTGTGTTTGTAAACGACGAGAAAAAATATCTACAATACGCGCAATTTTTGAAAGGCCAACAATTTTTGCATCAGGAAGATAGCCTATGTGTGCTTTTCCAATAATCGGGATCATATGATGTTCACAGTGCGAATAAAAAGGAATATTTTTTACGATTACCGATTCATTATATCCTGAAACCTCTTCAAAAACCGTTCCTAATGTTTCTTCAACTGATTGATGATAACCATTAAAAAGCTCGCGATATGCCTTGGCTATACGTTTTGGAGTCTCTAAAAGCCCTTCCCTCCTTGGATTTTCCCCTACCCATAAGAGTAATGTGCGAATCGCTTCTTCCACCTCTTCAAGACTCGGACGCTTTTTTTCAGATAACAAAGAATCCTTTGCGCCTCTTTTAATACCATTACGCATTCAAAAACTCCAACCTTACTCTATACAAAACATTTGCTATAAACCTATTTCATTTTGTATAATCTCTATATAAGCGAATTAAAAGTTTAAACAATCACGTCTCTCAAAATTTCAGGCAATAGCGCATGAGTGACAATATCTATAGTGATAAAATACTTGAATATGCTGCGCATATAAGCAGAATTGGGCGTCTTAATAATCCTGATGCAACATCAAAAAAACAGGCACATCCTTGCGGCTCAACAATCACTGTGGATTTAAAAGTGGAAGATCATATCGTGATAGATTTTGCTCATGAAATACACGCATGTGTGTTAGGGCAAGCCTCAGCATCACTTTTAGCATATCATATCATCGGACAAACAACACAAGATCTTAAAATATTACGTAAAGTTATCTATCAAATGCTAACCCAAGATGGTCCTTCTCCTCAAGCTCCCTTTGAGAATTTTTCTTGCTTACAGCCCATTAAAGATTATAAAGTGCGCCATGCTGCAACACTACTACCCTTTGATGCAACGATAGACTGCATTCAACAAATTGAAGAAAATAAATGCTCAAATCACAGTTTCGACAAAAAAAAATGACTCGAAATTACACAGGTGCTTGGCAAAAAACACCTGGACGATTACTGGGCATTTTCTTAATACGTTTCTATCAAACAACACTTTCGAGTCTTATAGGCAACCAGTGTCGCCACGCCCCAACGTGTTCAGAATATATATATGAGGCGATCGCACGCCATGGGCTTTGGGCTGGTGCATGGA from Bartonella kosoyi encodes the following:
- a CDS encoding alpha/beta hydrolase — protein: MRSRVVLKYLTLLICISLLSACSDSRAVLWHGVHATPSMTAVEKEVEGKPISPKAIVPVYVATSRMMQNNYAQPYGSERSNKVHYNRIDVGIPQQHVKGLVEINAYKPTHDKYFAAVSLQKYDNKEQFKQQLNAALAKKPKGKREIFLFIHGYNNNFADGTFRTAQFTYDYSLNVVAVHYSWPSAGSIPLYIYDRDSANFARDGLIELLTLISETNADQISVIAHSMGNFVIMEAFRTLALQGKYKPIRRITSLLMAAPDIDIDVFERQLNDIKKLPQPTAILVSRADKALAVSGRLTGGHHRVGDGSDIEMLRKNGIAVLDFSHVDGGAHNVFASSPTLMALSREGSLASTIMQGTELSPSQALLADGSSVLEKTTHLILYTPLRFLSPRIPGR
- the yidD gene encoding membrane protein insertion efficiency factor YidD is translated as MLKSQFRQKKMTRNYTGAWQKTPGRLLGIFLIRFYQTTLSSLIGNQCRHAPTCSEYIYEAIARHGLWAGAWMGLFRIIRCGPFGTDGFDPVPPSLGNSCCFYKPWRYWKISEKHTK
- the folE gene encoding GTP cyclohydrolase I FolE, which produces MRNGIKRGAKDSLLSEKKRPSLEEVEEAIRTLLLWVGENPRREGLLETPKRIAKAYRELFNGYHQSVEETLGTVFEEVSGYNESVIVKNIPFYSHCEHHMIPIIGKAHIGYLPDAKIVGLSKIARIVDIFSRRLQTQEAMTAQMAHALEMHLKPRGVAVLIEAEHMCMVMRGIQKQGSTTITKKFHGYYEKDQAAQAHFMMMVQRSS
- a CDS encoding HNH/ENDO VII family nuclease — protein: MKWMKKRKHGATELFQFKGKKVYQEDTLFEPETISSWKEKGQIVSDTNVERMVSGRAPIGVDCRPIILYPITQEQNGPIVEVLYSFYQEKNSVTYIHQNTNFIRKVFF
- a CDS encoding iron-sulfur cluster assembly scaffold protein produces the protein MSDNIYSDKILEYAAHISRIGRLNNPDATSKKQAHPCGSTITVDLKVEDHIVIDFAHEIHACVLGQASASLLAYHIIGQTTQDLKILRKVIYQMLTQDGPSPQAPFENFSCLQPIKDYKVRHAATLLPFDATIDCIQQIEENKCSNHSFDKKK